Proteins from a single region of Erythrobacter sp.:
- a CDS encoding transglycosylase domain-containing protein has product MALFDRFWKASRSRAEKAGRSDMPAGFYPLYESMQPADLDDDDDDLPPRSRPSANPDFDAWDAKLAGIDEALEVEEKRRLRWWQRDYWRERSKLWWTGRGIMAGLALFVVLIGWLTITAPLSKSLEPIAPPQVTLLASDGTPIARQGAIVEAPVKVADLPPHVVQAFIAIEDRRFYSHWGIDPRGIARAAWTGYGGGSTITQQLAKFTFLTPEQSLSRKAREALIAFWLESWLTKDEILERYLSNAYFGDNQYGLRAASLHYFYRQPEKLRPEQAAMLAGLLQAPSRFAPTKHYDKAKARMELVIKSMVEEGYLTAAEAKALPDPRIDVRTRDDNLPTGTYFADWALPLAREGMDASYSQQVLTTTLDSRLQALASRIVARAPLGGAQVALVAMRRNGEVVAMVGGRDYRKSPFNRVTQARRQPGSTFKTFVYLTALEEGWDPDDTIPNTPIEQGSYRPKNAREAYSDQITLENAFASSSNVAAVRLLQAVGSDKVIRTARQLGITAPMAEGDPSLALGTSAMTLMELTAAYAGIAANDFPVEPHAFARGEQGWWEWLTTRSDSLSGGTHEDIETMLRAAINRGTGRNAVLPIANFGKTGTTQDYRDALFVGYAGDLVVGVWVGNDDNSPLNGVTGGSTPARIWRDFMRGALKLGATPAPKSSSSPDPEGPVQPLDMIEGGAVQIGQDGASLTIDGNGVTISKDGVPVEVRLGEGGVAVQPAPSPSAGPP; this is encoded by the coding sequence ATGGCGCTGTTCGACCGATTCTGGAAAGCCTCCCGCTCGCGCGCCGAAAAGGCCGGGCGTTCGGACATGCCTGCCGGGTTTTACCCGCTCTACGAATCGATGCAGCCCGCCGATCTCGATGACGACGACGACGATCTCCCTCCGCGTTCGCGCCCCTCGGCCAATCCCGATTTCGACGCGTGGGATGCCAAGCTGGCGGGGATCGACGAGGCGCTCGAAGTCGAGGAAAAGCGCCGCCTGCGATGGTGGCAGCGCGATTACTGGCGCGAACGCTCGAAGCTGTGGTGGACCGGGCGCGGTATTATGGCGGGGCTTGCCCTGTTCGTGGTGCTGATCGGCTGGCTCACCATCACCGCGCCGCTGTCGAAAAGCCTTGAACCCATTGCGCCCCCGCAGGTGACGCTACTCGCCAGCGACGGCACGCCGATTGCGCGGCAGGGCGCGATTGTCGAGGCGCCGGTCAAGGTCGCGGACCTGCCGCCGCACGTGGTGCAGGCCTTCATCGCGATCGAGGACCGGCGGTTCTATTCGCACTGGGGGATCGACCCGCGCGGCATCGCCCGGGCGGCGTGGACCGGCTATGGCGGCGGATCGACGATCACCCAGCAGCTGGCCAAATTCACCTTCCTCACGCCCGAGCAGAGCCTCAGCCGCAAGGCGCGCGAGGCGCTGATCGCCTTCTGGCTGGAAAGCTGGCTGACCAAGGACGAGATCCTCGAACGCTACCTGTCCAACGCCTATTTCGGCGACAACCAGTATGGCCTGCGCGCCGCCAGCCTGCACTATTTCTACCGCCAGCCCGAAAAGCTGCGGCCCGAGCAGGCGGCGATGCTGGCGGGGCTGCTGCAGGCGCCCAGCCGCTTTGCACCGACCAAGCATTACGACAAGGCCAAGGCCCGCATGGAGCTGGTCATCAAGTCGATGGTGGAGGAGGGCTATCTCACCGCTGCCGAGGCCAAGGCGCTGCCCGATCCGCGCATCGACGTGCGCACCCGCGACGACAACCTGCCGACCGGCACCTATTTTGCCGACTGGGCCTTGCCGCTGGCGCGTGAGGGGATGGACGCGAGCTATTCGCAGCAAGTCCTCACCACCACGCTCGATTCGCGTCTTCAGGCGCTGGCCAGCCGGATCGTGGCGCGCGCGCCGCTTGGCGGGGCGCAGGTCGCGCTGGTGGCGATGCGCCGCAATGGCGAGGTGGTGGCGATGGTGGGCGGGCGCGACTATCGCAAATCGCCCTTCAACCGCGTGACCCAGGCGCGCCGCCAGCCGGGTTCGACCTTCAAGACCTTCGTCTATCTCACCGCGCTGGAAGAGGGCTGGGACCCGGACGACACCATCCCCAACACCCCGATCGAGCAGGGCAGCTATCGCCCCAAAAACGCGCGCGAGGCCTATTCCGACCAGATCACACTCGAGAATGCCTTTGCCAGTTCGAGCAATGTCGCCGCTGTACGCCTGTTGCAGGCGGTGGGCAGCGACAAGGTGATCCGCACCGCCCGCCAGCTCGGCATCACCGCGCCGATGGCCGAGGGCGATCCGAGCCTTGCGCTGGGCACTTCGGCGATGACGCTGATGGAATTGACGGCGGCCTATGCCGGGATTGCCGCCAATGATTTCCCGGTTGAGCCCCACGCCTTTGCGCGCGGCGAGCAGGGTTGGTGGGAATGGCTGACCACCCGCTCGGACAGCTTATCGGGCGGCACCCACGAGGATATCGAAACCATGCTGCGCGCCGCGATCAATCGCGGGACCGGGCGCAATGCCGTGCTGCCGATCGCCAATTTCGGCAAGACCGGCACGACGCAGGATTACCGCGATGCGCTGTTTGTGGGCTATGCTGGCGATCTGGTGGTGGGGGTGTGGGTCGGCAATGACGACAACTCGCCGCTGAACGGGGTCACCGGCGGCAGCACCCCGGCGCGGATCTGGCGCGACTTCATGCGCGGCGCGCTGAAACTCGGAGCCACACCTGCTCCCAAGTCCAGTTCCTCGCCCGATCCCGAAGGGCCGGTCCAGCCGCTTGACATGATCGAGGGCGGCGCGGTGCAGATCGGTCAGGACGGCGCGAGCCTCACCATCGACGGCAATGGTGTGACCATTTCCAAGGACGGCGTGCCGGTGGAAGTGCGCTTGGGCGAGGGCGGAGTGGCGGTGCAGCCGGCGCCGTCACCAAGCGCGGGGCCGCCCTAA
- a CDS encoding PaaI family thioesterase, whose translation MSEPIELPAYARSLGIAIIGEEAGMPVLSVDFGSNVEGRPAHFHGGATAGLLETAGYAALHAALQAVGRDPQLKPINITVQYLAAGKSQTSYATARITRLGRRNANVAVEAWQDDRTRPIATAVMNILMV comes from the coding sequence ATGTCTGAGCCGATAGAACTGCCCGCCTATGCCCGCTCGCTCGGCATCGCGATCATTGGCGAGGAAGCGGGAATGCCGGTGCTCAGCGTCGATTTCGGGTCCAATGTCGAAGGACGCCCGGCCCATTTCCATGGCGGAGCGACCGCTGGCCTGCTGGAGACGGCAGGTTACGCCGCGCTCCATGCCGCCTTGCAGGCGGTGGGCCGCGATCCGCAGTTGAAGCCGATAAACATCACGGTCCAATATCTTGCCGCGGGCAAGTCGCAGACGAGCTATGCCACCGCGCGCATCACCCGCCTCGGCCGGCGCAATGCCAATGTCGCGGTCGAGGCATGGCAGGATGATCGCACCCGCCCGATCGCGACGGCGGTGATGAATATATTGATGGTTTAG
- a CDS encoding PaaI family thioesterase, producing the protein MNTPLARFDAREASRWFFRHGHTGWLGLRFTEQGENWVELELPWREDLLGDSKIAVLASGPIISLMDMASGMAIWQTRGTFQPVATLDLRVDYQRPARERASVRGRVECYRITRSAAFVRGIAYDDNPADPVAHVAGCFMTIGADPREGNPALKGGGGDV; encoded by the coding sequence ATGAACACGCCCCTCGCCCGGTTCGACGCGCGCGAAGCCTCGCGCTGGTTCTTCCGCCATGGCCACACCGGATGGCTTGGCCTGAGGTTCACCGAGCAGGGCGAAAACTGGGTCGAGCTCGAACTGCCGTGGCGCGAGGATCTGCTGGGCGACAGCAAAATCGCGGTGCTGGCCTCCGGCCCGATCATCAGCCTGATGGACATGGCGAGCGGGATGGCGATCTGGCAGACGCGCGGCACCTTCCAGCCGGTCGCGACGCTCGATCTGCGCGTCGATTACCAGCGCCCGGCGCGCGAGCGGGCCAGCGTGCGCGGCCGGGTCGAATGCTATCGCATCACGCGCTCGGCGGCCTTCGTGCGCGGCATCGCCTATGATGACAACCCGGCCGATCCGGTCGCCCATGTCGCGGGCTGCTTCATGACCATCGGGGCCGATCCGCGCGAGGGCAACCCGGCGCTCAAAGGGGGTGGCGGCGATGTCTGA